A segment of the Robbsia betulipollinis genome:
TCGTTGCAAACGGATTCAGGGCGAGGTCGTCGACGCCGTGGCGAGCGCCGCATCCGCCGCGACGCCGGCGAGCGCCGGTACGGCCACGGCAGCCGCGGCCGCTGCCCCCTCCGGCGCACTCGTGAAGACACCCAGCGAATGCCACAACTGGACGACGCCATTGATGTAGGCGGTGATCTCCGCATGGATCGCCGTCCAGGCCGATTCCGCCAGCTCGGCGGTCGTCGTCAGGGACGCCACGAAGGTCTTCGCGGCCGCGAGCACGCCGGCCAGCTTCGTGGCGCCCGATGCCTCGGTGGTTTGCGCCAGCGAGACGGCTTCGGAAACGAACTGCTTGATCTTGTCGAGATTCTCCACGACGCCTTCGATCTTCGAGATCGCGGCCGAGATAGTGGTGAGGTTCATGGTCATGCTCCTTGTGGGATAAAAAAACGCCCGTGCGAACCGCACAGGCAGGGGTGAACGCCGGCATGCATCGCGCGCGCCGGCGGAAAAACCTATCGGGGAATGCCGCTCAGGCGCCTACGACACCACCGGCCTGCTCGTAGAACGCACAGACCTGCGCGAGCGAATGCTCGGGTTGCCGATAACCCGCCCCGGGCAGGCTTGCCCAGAGCGGTGCGACCTTGCCGATCGCGGTCTCGATCCGGCCCGCGTCGACGAACGCCAGCGCGCCGAACTCCGCGATCTGCCGCAGCGCGATCGCATCCTGCGATGCAGGACCGAAATCGGGCAGCGCCAGCAGCGGCGCGTAATGCAGCCAGTTGGCGAGCTTTTGCTGATACGCGCCGGACGCGGTCGACCACAGTCCCGGGCGCACTTGTTTGGCCGGGCGTCCGCCGGCAAACGGATGGCGCGAAAAATCGTCGAACACTTCCGGCCTGCCATCGATGCCGGTCACGATCACGTCGTACCCCACCGCGCGTGTCGCGGGCGAGGTCGACGTTCCCTCCGCACGCTGGATCATCAGCAGGAACGCCCTGCGGTTGGGATTCATGGATTCACCTTCTGAATCGACGTCACCCGCGCCAGGATCATCACCACCGCGCCCAGCGCCGGCCACACGCTTTGATCCGCCGACGGGAACCAGTGCATCAGCGCCGGCAGCAACTGCGGCCAATGCTCGGCGAGCGTCGGCAGCAGATGCGCCAGCGCCACCGTGAGCACGGCAAAAGCAGCGGAGAACCGCACCGACGACCAGGTGTAGAACCGCCGCCAGTCGTTCACCAGGGAAATCTTGATATGGGTCATGGTTCACCTCGTTCTGGATGTTTGTCGGGCACGTCGGCGCCCTCCGTTTTGTTCTTGCGACCGAACACGAAATGCCGCTCGCCCAGGTACGCGGCGCTCGCCGCGGCGATATAGCTGGCCATGATGTTTTGCCCCGCTCCGACGCTCGCCCAGAACGCGACGAAGCCGAAGAAGACCGCCTGCAGGATGCCTTGCGCGATCACCAGGCGTCGCCGCCCGCCGCCGCCCTCCCACTCCGCCAGGACCGGCAACGACGATGCCGCCCAGGCCAGCACCGCGATCAACAGCACCCAGACATATTTGATAAAGGCATCGTTCGTCGTCTCGCCCGGTGGCGTCACGGTGACCGCCGCGTACGAAGCCGAAGCGGACAACGTAGACAGCACCAACAGTTCAGCGAGCACGATGCGCGGCATGCCACGTTCCGATAAAAAAGTGCACACGCGTCGTCTCGTAAAAAAAGTAGAACGCCATCGCCAGATGAAGCGGGACCATCAGCGCCAGGCTTTTGAAGATGTTCAAGGTCGTGGTGACCTGCAGGTACAGCGCGATCATCCAGAGAAACATCGCGCACAGCGCGCATAACCGACGCGCGCCAGCGAGCCGCCAGATCGCGTAGTCTTCCCAGCGCCGCCCCCACAGGAATTCGATCAACGCGCACTGCAACATGAAGGTCCCGACGGCGATGAAGGAATATCCCCAGATGTCGTCGATGCCGATGCCCGCGAGGACTTGATGCAGGACGCCGGTACCGTCGCCGTTGGCCTGCCCGCTATACCCGAGCGTCATCATCTGCCAACCCATGTAGATTTCGGCGAGCAAGGTGTGCCGCGCGGCAAGCCGGCCCGGCAGCGGCGGATCGTAGGCGAAGCCATCACGGTTTCGGTTGCGCATGGTGGTCAGGGCGTGGACGAAAAAAAACCGCCCGGGGGCGGTGGTGGGTGAACATTGAAAGACGGAACGTCCGGCAGCCGGCTGCGATACGTCTACGCAATAGCCGGCCGCGGAGCGTTCCTACACGACGTACCAATGCGGCGTGGACGTGGTCGCCACATATTGCAGACGAACGCTCCCCCTCGCACTGCCGGGGATCACGTACGTCGATGCACCGTCGATCAGTACCCCATTGCCATTGACCGTCACCGTGTTGGCCGTTGCGTCGACCTTCTTGATGACATGCACCTCCCCATCGAAAGGCGTGGCAGGAAGCATGACCGTACCCGCCGCCGCGGTCGCATCGATCGCCACCAGGAAATCGGCGATCGTCACCGCGGTGGTCGCGCCGCCGGTGGCGGTGGTCGTCACGAATGTGCGACCGGCTTGGCGCAGGCCGGACGCAAGGAAGAACGGGTCCAGCGACGCTGGATGCTGATGCGGGTTGTACTCCGCCAGTGACCCGAAATTCACCATCGGGGCGATGATGTAGACCTTGGAACCGGTCGCGCTGCAATTGACGCCCGTTTCCGTAACGGTCACGCCCTTCGCGAAAACCTTTCCGC
Coding sequences within it:
- a CDS encoding glycoside hydrolase family 24 protein — protein: MNPNRRAFLLMIQRAEGTSTSPATRAVGYDVIVTGIDGRPEVFDDFSRHPFAGGRPAKQVRPGLWSTASGAYQQKLANWLHYAPLLALPDFGPASQDAIALRQIAEFGALAFVDAGRIETAIGKVAPLWASLPGAGYRQPEHSLAQVCAFYEQAGGVVGA